The DNA window TGCCCAGAGGACAAGCAATCGGACCTGAAGACCTCGTTGAAGTCGACGTCGCGGTGCATGGTCGCTGAAGCGACCACGCCCAAAGGCATTCGTCCACGCGATGAACGCGCAAGCGACTCCCGCGAGGACGAGCCAGCCGATCTGCAGACCGAGCCTCGGTATCGTCGAGATCGCCGGCGTTCGGCAGATCGGCCAGAGCAGGACGGCTAGCGGCACCAGCTCAGCGCTCCAGGCCGGCGAGGCCAGGTCGGCGGCGATCGCGAGCTGAGGCATCAGGGCGAACTGCGGCGCGACGTACCAGACGAGCATCAACGCGTGCAGCAGTCCGGCCAGTGCGAGCCGACCGAGGCGAGGCAGAACGCGGCGTCTCGGCCAACAGAAGCTCAGGATGAACACGCTGATGAACGTGGCACCGTACAGGTAGGTGATGTTGTGCGTCAGCCCCAGCGCCGTCCACGCGATCGCGCAAACGGCCGACCGCCAGAGACCGCGGCGGACCATGCAGGTCCAGGTCGCGAGCAGCGCCGCGGGCAGCAGGCTGATTGCGAAGACCTCGGCGACGGCACCGCGGTCGTTGAGGTTGGTCATCAGATACGGTGCCGACAGGAACACTGCGATCGCCGACAACGCCGCCGGCTGCGAACGCGTCCACCGCCAGGCCAGCCGGCCGATGCTCAGGCCGCCGATCATCAGGGCGGCGAACATCGTCCACTTCCAAGCGCTGTAGGGGTTGCGACCCTCTTCGCCCATGATGAAGCCGGCGACGGTGTACGGAAGGTTGGCGTAGAACTGGAAGACCGGATACTGCCGGCCGTCGAGCTGGTTCGGCGCGACGCGGAGAGGAAATTGCCCTTCGGCCAGTGCGTTGCGAGCCTCGACCACGCCGCCGAGGAAGTTCCAGAGGTCGCCGTTCTGGTAGATGCCGTCGTGGAAGTAGGGGGCAAGTACGCCGAGCGACAGCAGGGCGGTCAGCGCGATCGCCGCGGTGCTGCGAAGCAGGGAAGGCAGTCGGAGTGGGCGAGGTCGTTTCAAGGTGTGTTCGTTGAACGGACGGCGGCGTACAAGCGGGATGGAAGTTCAGCGGACTGGCGTCTCGGCTCAGCTCAGTTCCGCGCCCTGAAGCTCGACGCGATTGCCGTCGGGGTCGTAGACGAAGAACCGGTCGATGCCCGCGATCTTATGCTTGGTGTTCCAGAGAACCTCGAGTCCCTTACTCGTGATGTGCGTCTCGGCGGCGCGGAGGTCGTCGACCATCATGCAGAAGTGCCGGCGACCGCGGCCTTCGGATTCGTCCATGC is part of the Humisphaera borealis genome and encodes:
- a CDS encoding 6-pyruvoyl-tetrahydropterin synthase-related protein; the protein is MKRPRPLRLPSLLRSTAAIALTALLSLGVLAPYFHDGIYQNGDLWNFLGGVVEARNALAEGQFPLRVAPNQLDGRQYPVFQFYANLPYTVAGFIMGEEGRNPYSAWKWTMFAALMIGGLSIGRLAWRWTRSQPAALSAIAVFLSAPYLMTNLNDRGAVAEVFAISLLPAALLATWTCMVRRGLWRSAVCAIAWTALGLTHNITYLYGATFISVFILSFCWPRRRVLPRLGRLALAGLLHALMLVWYVAPQFALMPQLAIAADLASPAWSAELVPLAVLLWPICRTPAISTIPRLGLQIGWLVLAGVACAFIAWTNAFGRGRFSDHAPRRRLQRGLQVRLLVLWAVAIFIVWTPVDFWPFVPKLFYFVQFTYRLLGFVLLFGALLAALGLAGIAARSASAVRRPGFGRRFGWIACLVVIAAAALTQFAYYPPGLYHPRGSHRWINDRPIMGGLGDYVLRPQVEPPLPAGWQRVPAETFAATRPPGALPVFRAEVTSPTRIVLPVLWYPNMLRVTVNGRPSPYGASGTHVTVDLPPGRHRVAVRFDGLDWANNASTAGAALTLAILGWKIGTPLRGRRRRPRAA
- a CDS encoding VOC family protein; this translates as MTSPFNTTRLDHVAIVVTDVARAVAFYREVLCLTEIARPPSFDFPGAWFRLGPAAGGQTLHLLGMDESEGRGRRHFCMMVDDLRAAETHITSKGLEVLWNTKHKIAGIDRFFVYDPDGNRVELQGAELS